The sequence below is a genomic window from Anaerobranca californiensis DSM 14826.
GGGAATTGAACCAAATAATCCTACTGTATAAGGATGTTTAGGATTGGTATATAAGTCTTCAATTGAAGCAGACTCAATAATTTCACCGGCATACATAATGGCAACTTTATCACATACTTCTGCAACAACACCTAAGTCGTGGGTTATCAAAATCATTGAAGTATTAAATTCTTCTTTAAGTTTTTTCATCATTTCTAAAACTTGAGCTTGAATAGTTACATCTAAAGCAGTAGTTGGTTCATCGGCAATAAGGAGTTGAGGATTACATGCTAGGGCAATGGCTATTACTACCCTTTGTTTCATACCACCGGAAAACTCGTGGGGATAGTTGGAATGTCTTACTCCAGGTATACCAACAAGTTCCAACATCTCCTTAGCTTTTTCTAAAGCTTCTTTGTCATTTAATTTTTGGTGAATTTGAATTACCTCTGCAATCTGCTCCCCTACTGTCATAACTGGGTTTAAAGAAGTCATAGGGTCTTGGAAAATCATTGAAATTTTGTTACCCCTGATTTTCCTCATTTCTTCTTCAGAAAGCTCTAATAAGTCCTTGCCTTCAAAAATTATCCTTCCCCCCAATATTTTCCCTGGAGGATTGGGTACCAATCGCATTATACCTAAAGCGGTGGTTGTTTTACCAGCTCCTGTTTCACCAACTAAACCCAATGTTTCTCCACTGTTTAGTTGAATATCTATACCATTAACAGCTTTAACCGTTCCATCTTCGGTAATATAGTGGATTGTTAAATTTTTAATATCCAACAGTCTTTCCTTCATTTTTTCCACTCCCTTCTTCCACAATTTCTACTGCTTTAACTTAGGATCTAAGGCATCCCTTAAACCATCACCTAATAGGTTTAAAGCTAAAATTGTTATCATAATAGTTAATCCTGGGAAGGTAGTTACATGCCATGCATCCCTTAGATATGCTCTACCCCCTGCCAGCATAGCACCCCATTCTGGGGCTGGTTCTTGAATACCTAAACCGATAAAACTCAAACCTGCAGTAGATAATATAGCACCGGCAACTCCTAAAGTACCTTGTACAATAACTGGAGCTAAAGCATTTGGTATAATATGCTTTGAAATAATTTTAAAGTCATTGGCACCAATAGCTTTGGCAGCTTCTACAAATTCTTGTTCCCTTATCGATAATACCGAAGCCCTTACAATCCTGGCATAAGAAGGAACTGAAGAAATACCTATGGCCAACATCAAGTTAAAAAGACTAGAACCTAAAGCTGAAACAATGGCAATAGCCAATAATATGCTGGGAATGGCCAGGAAAATATCCATAGCCCTCATTATGAAGTTATCAATCCTTCCACCGTAATAACCGGCAATAGCACCTAAAGAACCTCCGATAAAAATAGCAATACCTACTGCTACAATCCCTACTTGTAGTGACACTCTAGCACCATGGATAAGTCTAGCAAAAATATCCCTTCCAAACTCATCGGTTCCAAGCCAATTCCCTCTACTAGGACCTTGTAACCTATTACTAAGATTTTGCTTTATCGCCACTTCTTCATAAGGTGCGATAACTTCTGCAAAAATAGCCAATAAAATTATTGTTAATAATATAGCAAGACCTAACATAGCCATTTTATTTTTAGCCATTCTTCTAACAACTTCTGCCCAAAGGCTTCTTTTTTTAGTTTTTTTGCCATTACCATTGAGGGTGCCAACTATTACATTATCCTTCAAATCCTTCATCCTTCAAACCTCCTTCTTCATCAAGTTAACTACTTATACTGAGACTTAATTCTCGGGTCTACAAAGGCATAAAGGATATCAACTGCTAAGTTGACGATACTAAAGGTTACAGCAATAAAAACAACACAGGCTTGTACCATTGGGGTATCCTTTTGCCTAATAGCTTCTACTAACAATCTACCGATACCTGGCCACGAAAATACCGTTTCTGTTAAAACCGCTCCACCTAATAAATAACCAAATTGTAAGCCTACTACTGTAATTATAGGAATAAGGGCATTTTTAAGGGCATGTTTTAAAATGACTTTATTTTCAGCAACCCCTTTAGCCCTAGCGGTTCTGATATAATCTTGGCGTATAACTTCTAACATTGAAGAACGGGTCATCCTAGTAATAATAGCTGCAGCACTGGTCCCTAAAGTAAGGGCTGGTAAAATAATGTGCTGAAAACTTCCATAACCACTTGATGGCAACCATCTTAAACTAACTGCAAAAATTAGTATTAACATAAGTCCTTGCCAGAAATTAGGCATAGAAACACCTAATAGAGCAAAAAACATACTTACACTATCAAAAATGGAATATTGTCTTGTTGCAGAAATTATACCTACAGGGATACCGATGATAACAGCGATTAATACACCAAAAGTAGCTAATTGTAATGTTGCAGGAAATCTATTAATTATTTCTATTGATACTTCCCTTTTAGAAATATATGATCTACCAAAATTTCCCCTTGCAGCATTACCGACAAACCTAAAATACTGTACTAAAAAAGGGTCATTTAATCCCATTTCTTCCCTTAAAGCTTCTACAGCCGCCTCAGGAGCTTTCTCTCCTAACATCATTTGGGCTGGGTCCCCTGGTGTCATATACATAATTGTAAATACAATAAATGTTACACCAAGGATTACTGGTATCAACATCAACAGCCTCTTCAATATATACTTAACCATGTTACTCCTCCTTCCAGTGATTGCTTTTTCCCCTTTAAAATGGTAAATACCCAATTATAAATTTTCTCAAATTTCACCTAAAACACTACTAGAGTGAGACCTAAAAGGTCTCACTCTAGTGTTTAAATTTTTTAAATACTACTTACTTACACCGAATAAGCTATGGTGACCTGCTGGATGCAGTTTGAAACCTTGAACCTTTTTATTCAAACCAACATTTTGAGTTGAATAATAAAGTAAGGCAACTGGGGCTTCTTCAACGATGATTTCTTGGGCTTCATGATACAGCCTTTCCCTTTCCTCAAAGTCAATAGATACCCTAGCCTGTTCAAGTAGCTCGTCTACCCTTGGATTTTCAAAGAAAGTTCTGTTACCAGCTCCACCCTTTTGAGTGCTGTGGTATAAGGCATATAATCCATAGTCAGCATCTCCTGTAACAGTTACCCAACCTAGAATGAACATATCATGTTCCCCTCTAGCTGTTCTGTCTAGGTATGCACCCCATTCTAAAGTCTCGATTGTAACATCTATACCTATTTCTTTTAATTGAGCTTGAACTATAGTAGCAATTTGTCTCCTTATTGGATTATCATTGGTCCAAATAGTTGTTTTGAAACCATTTTCAAATCCCGCTTGTTTTAAAAGTTCTTTAGCTTTTTCTACATTATATTCATATTCTTTAACATTTGGGTTAGCTCCAAACACTTGTGGAGGAATAGGCGAATTAGCAATTTTGCCTGCACCAAATAGTACAGTATCTACGATATCTTGTCTATTGATTGCATAGTTAATAGCCTGTCTTACTTCTTTAATGTTGAAAGGCTCTTTGTTCATATTGAAACCAATATAAGCAATTGCTAAAGATGGTTCTTCAATTAAATCTAAATCAGGGTGATTTATTACTTTACTCTTATCAATTGGCTCAATATCATAAGCAATATCTACTTCACCGGTTTCTAGGGCTATAGTTCTATTTGTTCCTTCAGTGATATTTCTAAATACAACGGTCTTAATTTTCGGTGCACCAGCAAAGTGTTCTTCAAAGGCTTCTAAAGTAATACTATCACCTGATTGCCATGATACAAATTTGAATGGTCCAGTACCTACTGGATTAGTACCATAATCATCTCCTGCTTCAGTAACAGCCTTTTCATTTAAAATTGAAGCTGCTGTGTGGGCAAGATGAGCTAAAATTGGAGCAAATGGCTCTTTTAATCTAATAACAACTTTATAATCTTCTGGAGCTTCTACTGATTCGATAAAAGATACGATGTGAGCTACTTGTCCAGAACCAACCATTCTGTCTAAAGTAAACTTAACGTCACTTGCCTTTAATTCTTCTCCGTTGTGGAATTTAACACCTTGTCTTAAAGTAAATTCCCAAGTAAGTTCATCAACTTGTTCCCACTTAGTAGCTAAAACAGGTACGATGTTCATGTTTTCGTCCATTGCTACCAATGTGTTGTAAATTTGTTTCATCACCCTTGCAGAAGGTTGATCATTAGTAGCATGGGGATCTAATGTCTTAGCATCTGCACCTTGAGCTACAATTATTGTGTCTGGTTCTCCTGCCTCTTGTTTGCCACATCCAGTTAATGCTACTGCAAATAGCATAACCACTACTAAAAGAGATATAATTTTTTTCATTTGCAACAATCCCTCCCATAATTTTTATATAACCATAAGTTATTAACCAAATTGAGTTAATAACTTAAAAATAATCAAAATTTGTTCTTGTGTTAATATTTTAAAATTCATATTATATTTTTTTATTTTGTAAATATATTTTTTCTTATTTCATATGATAATATACATCTTTCACATTGTCAATAAAAAATATTTCAAAAAATTACCCCCCCTAATGGGGGTTGCTAGCTCCTGCTAAATATCCTGTTGAAAAAGCTATTTGCAAATTAAAACCACCGGTATAAGCATCGACATCTAAGACTTCTCCGGCAAAGTATAAACCTTTTACTAATTTAGATTCCATTGTGGAAGGATTGACTTCCTTTACATCTATTCCTCCAGCAGTAACCATTGCTTCAGAAAATCCCCGCAAGTTTACTGGTGTTAAAGTCAAACTTTGCAAAAATTTAACTAAGTTATTTCTCTCTTCTCTAGAAATTTGATTTACCCCTTTATCCCCTGGAATTTTACTCCCTTTAACTACAATTTCAGCCATCCTTTTAGGAAGTAAGGCTTCTAAAGAGTTGATAAATATTTTCCTAGAATTTAGGGTGAAAAGTTCCTGTAATTTTACATCTAGCTCCTTTTCAGATAAATGGGGAAATAAATTTAGAACTATTTGGTAATTCCCAACTTTAAGATCTTTAATATGTCCACTTATTGACAATACTAAAGGTCCAGATATTCCGTAATGGGTAAATAACATATCCCCTGTTTCACTAAATACTTGTCTTTTATTTTCCCATAAAGTTAATTCTACCCCTTTTAAAGCTAAACCCTGTAATTCCTTTACCCAAGGCTCTTTTATTACCAATGGTGTTAATGCCGGTTTAGGTTCAATTATTTTATGACCTAATTCTTCAGCTATTTTATACCCATCTCCAGTGGATCCTGTTTTTGGATATGATTTACCTCCAGTGGCAATGATAACTTTATCACATAAAAGCTCAGCACCATTTTCTAATAATACTCCCTTTACTTTCCCATTTTGAGTAATAACAGAATTTACTGGTGAGGAATATTGAATTTCAACTCCATTATCTTCTGCGTATTTTTTTAAGGCTTTCACCACATCAATGGCTTTATCGGTAAGGGGGAATACCCTTCCACCTTTTTCTTCCTTCGTTTTAACCCCTAATTTATGGAGTAAATTTATTAAATCATTATTGGTAAAGGTATAAAATGCACTATAAAGGAATTCTTTGTTATGCACTACATTGGCAATATGTTCTTCCATATCACAGGTATTAGTAACATTACACCGACCATTTCCCGTTAAAAGGAGTTTTTTCCCTACTTCTTTGTTTTTTTCTAAAAGGGTAACATTTCCTTTAAAACTGGCAGCGGTGGCAGCCGCTAAAAGTCCTGCTGGTCCTCCTCCTACTACTATTACTTTATCCATTTTGAGCCTTTAGCCTCCCTATAAGTTTTGTATTTCTTTTGATAATCTTATCATTTTTAACGGCCATAGCCACAGCCTTTTTGGTTCCCACAATGACCATTATTTTTTTAGCCCTAGTAACTCCGGTATATAACAGATTTCTCTGGAGCATTAAATAATGCTGAGTAGTTAAAGGCATTACTACAATTTTATATTCACTACCTTGACTTTTGTGGACAGTAGTGGCATAGGCTAAAACTACTTGGTCTAATTCTGTTACATCATAACTCACTTGATTATCGTCAAAGGTAATTATTAAAGTTCTATCTTCACTATTTATAGCAGTGATTTTACCGATATCACCATTGAAAACATTTTTATCATAATTATTTTTGATCTGCATTACCTTATCCCCTAATTTATATGTGGTACCACCATATTTGATGAAAATAGAGGATTTATTTAATACATCTTGTAATACGATATTTAAATTTGCTGTCCCCGTTTCTCCCCGCTGCATTGGACAAAGGACTTGTATATCATCTATAGGATTTACCTTGTAATATTTAGGTAAACGGATGGAGCATAGGTTTTTTATTTGTTCTACCACTTTTGAGGGTTCATCCTCTTCTATAAAGAAAAAGTCACTATCTTTACCACTATTTAATTGGGGAAATTGGCCTTTATTGATTTTATGGGCATTGGTAATTATAGCACTTCCTTGGGCTTGACGAAAAATTTTAGTCAGTTTAACGACATTGACAACTCCCGATTGTATGATATCATTTAAAACATTTCCCGGTCCTACCGATGGGAGCTGGTCAACATCCCCAACTAGAATTACCACTGTATCGTCCTTAACACCTTTTAATAAGTTGTACATTAAAACAATGTCTACCATAGAAGTTTCATCGATAATTAACACATCACAGGTTAAGGGATTTTCACTATTTTTTGCATATCCCCCCTGGGGCTTATATTCTAAAAGGCGGTGGATTGTTTTACTTTCAAGGCCGGTAGTCTCTGTCATCCTTTTAGCTGCTCTACCGGTAGGTGCCGCTAACTGGACTTTAGCACCTAAACTTTGGAATCCTTTAATAACTCCTAAAGTAGTGGTAGTTTTTCCCGTTCCCGGTCCCCCTGTTAGTACCATAAATTTAGATTTAATTGCCATTTTTATTCCTTGCCTTTGTACCTCATCATAGGATATTCTGTGTACCTTTTCTATCCTTTGAATAATTGGCTCTACATTTATTTCTCCATATGGACTTTTTTTACTGATAATTTCCTTTATTCTCTTTGCTACACCTAACTCACTATGGTAAAGGGGAGGAAGGTATATGGCTCCTTCATCTAAAATTATTTTATTTTCTTCAACCATTGGCTGTATGTATTTTTCCAATATCCTTTCTTCTACCCCTAATATCTCCTTACCTTTTTTCAAAAGTTCCTCTAAAGTTGCATAACAATGACCTTCATTGGCCAATTCATTTAATACATATATTAAACCAGAACTACATCTAGGATAGGCGTCTTGTTCAAACCCCATTTGTCTGGCAATTTTATCTGCCGTTTTAAACCCAATACCCCAAATATCATCGGTTAAGCGGTAAGGGTTTTCTTTCACTATTTCTAAACTTTCATCTCCATATGTTTTATATATTTTAACTGCATAGGTTGCGGAAATTCCTTGGCTTTGCAAAAACAGCATGACATTTTTTATTTCTTTTTGTTCTTGCCAGCCTTTTTTGATCATTTCCACCCTTTTTGGGCCTATCCCTTCCACCTCTAACAGTTTTTCTGGGGTTTCTTCAATAATTTTTATAGAATTTTCTTTGAATTTTTCCACAATTTTTTTGGCGTAAACAGGTCCTATTCCTTTGATTAAACCACTACCTAAGTATTTTTGAATCCCATAGGTTGTTGCAGGTACCAGCTCTTGATAATCAACTACTACAAATTGTTTGCCAAATTTAGAATCCACCTTCCAATAACCAGTTAATTTTATAATTGAACCTATATTGACAGATGCTAAATTACCTACAACGGTAATTAAGTCAGGGGAATTTTTCACTTTTATCTTTATTACGGAAAATCCATTTTCTTCATTTTGGAAAGTAATTCGCTCTACAACACCAGTTAAATTTTCCATCTCACCACATCCATTGCAAAATAATTTATTTTTTAAATTCGTGAAAAATCCCCTTATTCCTCCTTTAGTTAAAAAGTTTTTAAAGCTATGATAATAGTTTTTTTAATCCTTTTAACCCCCGGCTGTGGTATTTTGCTACCGTTGAATAATGGATCCCTAAATATATTGCTATTTCTGACATAGAAAGGTTATAAAAGTATTTTAATGTAATAACTTTATGTTGCATTGGGGAAAGTTTTTCAATTGCCATCTTTAACCTTTGATATTCTTCCTCTAGAATAATCTGGTTTTCTATTACCTTATCGGGAGTATTTTCATCAACTATATAAAAGTCCTCTACTAAAAGGGGCTTTTTATTATTTTTCCTCACCCAATCTTTTACTACTCCCCGAATCCTTGCCATGAGAAAACACTCTAATTTCCCTTTTTGGGGATCAAATTCTGTTAAAGAAGTCAAAATTTTAACTACACATTGTTGATAAACATCCTCCCTCTCATCAAAGGGGATTTGGTATTTATTAATAAAATAATAAATCCCTTTTTCCATTGATTTAATAATTTCTTCTTTATTCATCTTTTCTCCTTTTTGTTGACTAGCCAACGGTTTATTCCTAGGTAAGATTATTATTCCATACTTACCATAATCAGACAAACATATGTTCTATAAATAAAAAAAGGAAAAAAGGGAAAATTAGTTAATTTTCTATATAGTATAAAGGGAAATTCCTGTAATTTTTGCAGTTTTAGCCTTAGATTACAAATGGACAACAAAAAAAGAGTTTCAATGAGAAACCCTTTTCTTTTAAACTTTAAGATATTTCTTCTAAAAAAGCCTTTACACCTTCCTCCGTTGTCGCCCAAGATGTAACAAGTCTGATTGCTGAAAAATCATCATCAATTTTACACCAAGTATAAAAGGCGAACTTCCTTTCTAATCTCTCTATTAAATTATTAGGTAAGATGGGAAAAATCTGATTTGAAACCGGTGGAGTTAAAAATCTAAAGCCCCTTTTCTCTATACCTTCCTTTAGTTTTTCTGCCATTAAATTGGCATGTTCCGCTAATCTAAAGTACAGATCATCTTTAAATAACTCTAAAAACTGAATCCCCAAAAGCCTTCCCTTTGCTAACAATGCTCCCCTTTGTTTAATATAAAACCGGAAGTCTTCCATTAATTCTTGATTATTAATGACAATAGCTTCTCCAATTAAAGCTCCGTTTTTTGTACCACCTATGTAAAAAACATCGGTCAATTTCCCTAAATCCTCTAAAGTTAAGTCATTTTCCTTTGAAAGAAGGGCAGAGCCTAATCTCGCTCCATCTAAGAACAAATAAAGACCGTTATTTTGGCAGTAAGCGTAAATCTCTTCAAGTTCCCTTTTTTTATATACAGTACCAACCTCTGTGGTATTAGAGATATATACCATTTTAGGTTTTACCATATGTTCATCTACATGAAATTCCACTATTTCCTTAATTTTATCAACTGTTAATTTGCCATTTTCACTTTTAATAGTATTAATTTTATGGCCTGTCGCTTCTACAGCCCCTGTTTCATGGATGTTAATATGTCCAGTTTCTGCGGATATCACCGATTGGTAGGGTTTTAATGCTGAAGAAATCACAATTAAATTGGCTTGGGTTCCTCCAGAAACAAAGTGGATTTCACCTTTGGATTTAATTTTAGCTTTAATAGCCTCTTTGGCCAGTTTACTATACTTGTCTTCCCCATAACCTTCTTGCTGTTCTAAATTAGTTTCCATCAATGCCTTTAAAATATTAGGATGGGCCCCTTCGCTATAATCATTTTTAAAACTATACATATAGTACCACAGCTCCTTAATAACTTTTTAATATATTATATCATAAAAAGCTGTAGCCTTACTTTAATTCTATTTAATTACAAACATTTTAGGATCAGTATGGGCATTTACCCCTATCATTCCCCCTTTAGGGGTATTAATTTGATAATGGAGATGGGGCCCTGTACTTTTTCCTGTGGAACCATTAAGGCCAATTACTTCTCCCTCAGTTACCCTCTCCCCCACTTTTTTAAACCTTTGCTGGAGATGGGCAAAGAGGTGAATATATCCACCTTGATCTTCTATTCCAATTAAATTACCCCAACCATTGTAGTAACCGGAATAAATAATTTTTCCTCCAATGGGGACGGAAATTTCTGCACCTAATGGTTTTCCAGCAAAATCTATCCCCCGATGGAAGCTGTTATTACCTGTAAAGGGGTCCCTCCTAATTCCATAGTCAGAACTTATAATCCAACCTTTTCTTAAATAAAACTCTACTACTCCTTCCCTTCCCCCTGTAACCCCCTTTAATTCCCCTAAAAATATTTGTTGGCCAGGATAAATTAAATTTGGATTTTTTATATCTGGATTTAATTCTAGTAACCTTTTGAGGGTCAAGCCATTACCTTTAGCTATTCTGTATAGAGTATCCCCCTTTTTTACAGTATAAATCATCAAAATCCCTCCCTATCCTAAAATATTTTTCTTTTATCTCGATCTATATAATGCAGTTTGTAAAAATAATTATCACTTTTCAAGGAGTTTTAGTTTATAAAATTTTGGTTAGAAAAAATAGCCCCCCTTAAAAATAAGGAGGGTTTATTTTACCTTTGTTTAAAATATAATGGCAGATATTCATAAATCGATTTTATTTCTCCACCTTTACCTTCTTCCCAACCATATAAAGCGTACCCGAAGGCAAATGGCATTTCTACCTCTTTCCCATCTTCGTCGATATACGATGAAATGGAATTTTCAAAATACAACATCCCAAATCCTGGGGCAAATCCTCTCCTTTCAACATATCTTTTATTTGGATATCCCTCTATTCCTTCAATAACCGTTTCGGTATGATAAACCTTTTTATTCGGGTAATCTGGTATGAGTTCTATTTTGAAGATAGTTGTCGTCACTGTTCTGGAAATAGTTTCACCTTCTAAAACTACTTGATAAGTCCAAGTATTCCCTACTTCTAAGGGAAGTTTTAGTACAATCTGATTCGGAATTATTGAGTTTAAACTTTTAGTCTTTCTATTAAAGTAATCATTTACCCGTACCGTTTCTATTACCTTATCCTCTTCAACGGTGTATTGTACTGTAAATGTCCTTTCACCAAATTCATCTCCTGCACCATCATTCATTTTCCCATCATAAACTATTATCCCTTGACTACCTTCTTTTTTAACGTCACTTCTAGTGAGGATGTGTCCATATTCTGCCATTCCATCATAATATAAAGTTACTTTTTCTTCACTGTAAAATATTTCAAACAAATCTTCACTATATTTTGTTTCATCTCCTCCTTGGCAGCCAACAATTAGAAGGGAAATTAAAATTAAAATTATTATTTTTTTCACATACTATTCTTCCCTTTCATTTAATATACTTTTAAATAAAACTATTTATAGGTAGTATTCTACTTTAACACACTTACCAATAACCGTTATTTCCCTTTGATTTATATTTATTTTTTCCTTACCATCCAATAAATAAATTTGATTTAATTCCTTAACTAATTTACCCACTACATTTTTATTGTTTAACTTATATAAATAGACCTGATTACTTTGAATTTCTTCTTGCTTATAAACCATGATTACATCCTTTTCTTTAATTCTCAAGTCCTCTAAATTTTTACCTTTGTATTGAATAAAGAGTAACTTATCCCAGCGAAAACCATCAATTTTCTTGTCAATAACCGGTAAATCCTTATAACCTACTACCTCCCACTTCTCCATATCATAGATAGGAAACTTCTTAATGACATTGGCTAAGGCATCTGCCCATTGACCTTGTGGCGTAATAGGTGTGAACTGGTTAACTGTTTCTTGTTTTAGTTTTTTATCTGTTGCCTTCTTTTGTTCTATATTTTCTTGAATTATTTCTTCTAATTTTACCCCTAATTTTTTTAAAATATTCTCCCCTACCTTTTCATTAACTACCTTTCTCCCTCCTTCCACTTCAATTATAAAACTTTCTGCTACACCACACATTTTAGCTAATTGTTTTTCTGTTAATTTTTTGTTCAACCTAGCTTCTTTAATTTTTTGTCCCAATGTATTCATTTCCATCACCTTTCTAATTACATTTTAATAATTTCCTTAGATCCAGTTATTCTTCCTTTACCTTGTGATTTACTGTGGTATAAAGCTAAATCCGCTTTTCTAAATACCTCTTTATAATTTTCTAACCCTTCCCTGACATGAAATCCTATTGATACCCCTAAATTAACCTTATGATTAGAAGGAAGAATTTCTAATGATTCAAAATCTCCTTTGATTTTTTCCGCTATTTTAAAGACTTTATTATCAAATTCTTCTTCCTTTTTATTAACTAAAATAATGGCAAATTCGTCGCCACCGTAACGACCTACATAATCTTCTGGCT
It includes:
- a CDS encoding M23 family metallopeptidase, producing the protein MIYTVKKGDTLYRIAKGNGLTLKRLLELNPDIKNPNLIYPGQQIFLGELKGVTGGREGVVEFYLRKGWIISSDYGIRRDPFTGNNSFHRGIDFAGKPLGAEISVPIGGKIIYSGYYNGWGNLIGIEDQGGYIHLFAHLQQRFKKVGERVTEGEVIGLNGSTGKSTGPHLHYQINTPKGGMIGVNAHTDPKMFVIK
- a CDS encoding helix-turn-helix domain-containing protein; translated protein: MNTLGQKIKEARLNKKLTEKQLAKMCGVAESFIIEVEGGRKVVNEKVGENILKKLGVKLEEIIQENIEQKKATDKKLKQETVNQFTPITPQGQWADALANVIKKFPIYDMEKWEVVGYKDLPVIDKKIDGFRWDKLLFIQYKGKNLEDLRIKEKDVIMVYKQEEIQSNQVYLYKLNNKNVVGKLVKELNQIYLLDGKEKININQREITVIGKCVKVEYYL